Proteins encoded together in one Terriglobales bacterium window:
- a CDS encoding sigma-54 dependent transcriptional regulator yields MAVIKCHFVDEREEFFAILGEKLGDSFLLLPAKLSEREKLVECDVLITSLPSPDESRFEASLTGLQTLVRNPAAVPVVAFLSTTDRQAKRQALSTGAYDYFVESASLEELRLVLRRAAQFHELHRELAQLRASAASLTDFVSVVGTDEKMRAIYSFASKVAATDSTLLVTGETGTGKELLARAIHHASTRAQQPFLAVACSSLPETLIEAELFGHERGAFTGATAARRGRFEAAERGTIFLDEVGELSPAMQVKLLRVLQERTFERLGSNQQRSMEARVICATHRNLGDLVKAGSFRADLYYRLNTIEIHLPALRERRDDIVVLAYSFLQSHCERHRRPARRISVAAMAALQEYDWPGNIRELQNVIERAVVICDDAEISIEHLPSQFAAWEVGMEDGSFDEEVRAFKRRLIRRVLEEFGNNKLQAARSLKIARSSLHRLIDELEVPEPLRSDHDISN; encoded by the coding sequence GTGGCAGTGATCAAGTGTCATTTTGTGGATGAACGGGAGGAGTTTTTCGCGATTCTTGGCGAAAAATTGGGAGACAGCTTTTTGCTGCTTCCAGCGAAACTCTCAGAGCGGGAAAAACTGGTGGAGTGCGATGTGCTGATCACCAGTTTGCCCAGTCCGGACGAATCCCGATTCGAAGCAAGCCTCACCGGTTTGCAGACTCTGGTCCGAAATCCGGCGGCGGTGCCGGTGGTCGCATTCTTATCCACAACCGACCGTCAAGCCAAGCGCCAGGCCTTGAGCACCGGGGCATACGATTATTTTGTGGAGAGTGCATCCCTGGAAGAATTGCGGCTGGTGCTGCGCAGGGCGGCACAGTTTCATGAACTTCATCGTGAACTGGCGCAGTTGCGGGCATCGGCTGCGAGCCTAACGGATTTTGTATCGGTGGTAGGTACGGACGAAAAGATGCGGGCGATTTACAGCTTCGCCTCCAAGGTGGCGGCAACCGATTCCACATTGCTGGTGACAGGCGAGACTGGAACCGGAAAGGAATTGCTGGCGCGCGCGATCCATCATGCCAGCACTCGGGCACAGCAGCCTTTCCTCGCGGTTGCGTGTTCCTCTTTGCCGGAAACCCTGATTGAGGCTGAGCTCTTCGGGCATGAGCGGGGTGCCTTCACCGGGGCGACGGCGGCGCGCCGTGGGCGATTCGAAGCGGCAGAGCGTGGCACCATCTTTCTGGATGAAGTAGGTGAGCTCTCCCCGGCGATGCAGGTGAAGCTTCTGCGGGTGCTGCAAGAGCGCACCTTCGAGCGCCTGGGCAGCAACCAGCAACGCTCCATGGAAGCGCGTGTGATCTGCGCAACTCACCGCAACCTGGGCGATCTGGTAAAAGCGGGCAGCTTTCGGGCTGATCTGTACTACCGCTTGAACACCATCGAGATCCATCTGCCGGCATTAAGAGAACGGCGGGACGACATCGTGGTGCTCGCCTATTCCTTCCTGCAGAGCCATTGCGAACGTCATCGCCGACCCGCGCGAAGAATTTCAGTGGCTGCGATGGCAGCACTGCAAGAATACGATTGGCCGGGTAACATTCGCGAACTGCAGAACGTAATCGAGCGCGCAGTGGTAATCTGCGACGATGCTGAGATTTCCATCGAGCACCTGCCGTCACAATTTGCGGCATGGGAAGTGGGCATGGAAGACGGTTCCTTTGACGAGGAAGTGCGCGCATTCAAGCGACGACTGATCCGTCGAGTGCTGGAGGAATTCGGCAATAATAAACTGCAAGCCGCCCGTTCTTTGAAGATCGCGCGCTCTTCCCTGCACCGCTTGATTGACGAACTTGAAGTCCCTGAGCCACTCCGGTCCGATCACGATATCAGCAACTGA
- a CDS encoding A24 family peptidase, with protein MVCTMATAGLLVHRLRADQATMWNALILAFVLTVAIGDIRWRKIPRWMTTLAVLGGLVFHLVSGGFVSALIATLVAFGVGLSFFQLGAIGGGDVKLITALGALLGLDRWILAMEVAVLAAAVIGVAQAVRRGMLKQMLRNIAELVKWLAGRGAVAHPGINVRNAAMVRAPFGVAAALGTIFAVFRP; from the coding sequence ATGGTTTGCACAATGGCGACAGCGGGGTTGCTAGTACATCGCTTAAGAGCGGACCAGGCGACCATGTGGAACGCTCTGATCCTGGCGTTTGTGCTCACCGTCGCCATCGGTGACATTCGTTGGCGGAAGATTCCGCGCTGGATGACCACTTTAGCGGTGTTGGGCGGCCTGGTGTTCCATCTGGTGTCGGGTGGCTTTGTGTCTGCGCTGATTGCCACACTAGTGGCCTTCGGGGTGGGACTGAGCTTTTTTCAGCTCGGGGCGATCGGCGGCGGAGATGTAAAGCTGATTACCGCGCTGGGCGCCTTGCTAGGCCTGGATCGCTGGATCCTAGCGATGGAAGTGGCCGTTCTTGCCGCGGCCGTCATTGGAGTGGCGCAGGCGGTGCGACGAGGAATGTTGAAGCAGATGCTACGCAATATTGCAGAACTGGTGAAGTGGCTGGCGGGAAGAGGGGCGGTAGCCCATCCCGGGATCAATGTACGCAATGCAGCCATGGTCCGGGCGCCGTTTGGGGTGGCCGCAGCTCTGGGAACCATCTTTGCGGTGTTCCGGCCATGA
- a CDS encoding SpoIIE family protein phosphatase — translation MAMPSVAGPISDPGSGAFPKLLLVQGSETRPLLLDHSPFTVGRKAEKDLVITDPRVSRDHAVITAENGEFFVIDQGSKHGTFLNGEKVQRARLQTNDRLEFGARDGGYLVFQPQTAEKSSAREFLSQISDLNITQNTDLEKLALFLEAARKLNTTGVLDEILVTLVESTLRLTGSERGYVFLREPDGSLRLAAGRNAEGMPLLDDKTISHSILDEAINSNSEFLVSDTTKSTDLAARNSIIAYDLRTVICIPLRKMQVQTKQANRKLETGNLASEVMGALYLDARYTSRAMSGVGHDILHAIAREAAALVDNARLVQAEEEARRYQQQMAIAASIQQGLMAVTIPEVPFARLHARNISCKEIGGDFYDAVKTENELSVVIADVCGKGVTAAILASTLQGMVYSHLLASMPLTEIVSAVNRFFCQKHIGEKYATLIIVRMHSDGRLEYVNCGHVPPLVVSEGKVARPEASNVPVGLLADAAYESGECRMNPGDRLLLVTDGVTEAENSNGEFFEDSRLQEVAAMSSFEEIFKCVNAFCAGTPLADDCTMVELQYTGSGRLSAKTQA, via the coding sequence ATGGCAATGCCCAGTGTAGCTGGCCCCATCTCCGACCCAGGTTCAGGGGCTTTTCCCAAGCTCCTTCTCGTGCAAGGTAGTGAAACTCGCCCGCTTTTGCTCGACCACTCGCCGTTTACCGTGGGACGCAAAGCAGAAAAGGACCTGGTCATCACCGATCCTCGGGTTTCACGCGATCACGCCGTAATCACGGCGGAGAATGGCGAGTTCTTTGTTATTGACCAGGGCAGCAAGCACGGCACTTTTCTCAACGGAGAAAAGGTACAACGAGCCCGCCTGCAGACCAATGATCGGCTCGAATTCGGCGCCCGTGACGGCGGCTATCTCGTATTTCAACCGCAGACCGCAGAGAAGAGTTCCGCCCGCGAATTTCTGAGTCAGATTTCCGACCTCAACATTACTCAAAACACTGATTTGGAGAAGCTGGCGCTATTCCTTGAGGCCGCGCGCAAACTCAATACGACCGGTGTACTGGATGAGATTTTGGTTACCCTGGTCGAGTCAACTCTGCGGCTTACCGGTTCTGAGCGCGGCTACGTTTTCCTGCGCGAGCCAGACGGCAGTCTTCGACTTGCTGCTGGACGTAACGCGGAAGGCATGCCGCTACTGGACGACAAGACGATCTCCCACTCCATCCTCGATGAGGCCATCAATTCCAACTCCGAGTTTCTGGTGTCTGACACCACGAAGTCCACTGACCTAGCGGCCCGCAACAGCATCATCGCTTACGACCTGCGCACGGTGATCTGTATTCCTCTTCGCAAGATGCAGGTCCAGACCAAGCAAGCGAACCGCAAGCTCGAAACCGGTAATCTTGCAAGCGAAGTGATGGGAGCACTCTATCTGGATGCTCGCTATACCTCGCGGGCCATGTCTGGGGTGGGGCACGACATCCTCCACGCCATCGCCCGTGAAGCGGCGGCGCTGGTGGACAACGCCCGGCTGGTACAGGCGGAGGAAGAGGCCCGCCGCTACCAGCAGCAGATGGCAATCGCCGCCAGTATCCAGCAGGGCCTGATGGCGGTCACCATTCCGGAAGTACCGTTCGCCCGCCTGCACGCCCGCAATATTTCCTGTAAAGAGATCGGCGGCGATTTTTACGATGCTGTCAAAACCGAAAATGAACTTTCAGTAGTCATTGCTGATGTCTGTGGGAAGGGAGTTACCGCAGCCATACTGGCCTCGACTCTGCAGGGTATGGTCTATTCGCATCTTCTCGCCAGCATGCCGCTGACGGAAATTGTGAGCGCCGTCAACCGCTTCTTCTGCCAGAAGCACATCGGCGAAAAATACGCCACTCTCATCATCGTTCGCATGCACAGCGACGGACGTCTCGAATACGTGAACTGCGGCCATGTCCCTCCGCTGGTAGTCAGCGAGGGGAAAGTAGCCCGCCCTGAGGCTTCCAACGTACCCGTGGGCCTGCTGGCTGACGCGGCTTACGAAAGCGGCGAATGCCGGATGAACCCCGGTGACCGCCTGCTGTTGGTCACCGACGGCGTCACCGAAGCGGAAAATAGTAATGGCGAGTTTTTCGAAGATTCCCGTCTGCAGGAAGTGGCCGCGATGTCTTCATTCGAAGAGATCTTCAAGTGCGTGAATGCTTTTTGCGCCGGCACTCCCCTGGCCGACGATTGCACCATGGTTGAGCTGCAATACACGGGCTCCGGGCGCCTTTCCGCAAAAACCCAGGCCTGA
- a CDS encoding sodium:solute symporter family protein, whose protein sequence is MNFTLLDWSAIIAYLLITLGLGLFFRRRSGRSVDDYFVSGRNVSWWLAGTSMVATTFAADTPLVVTGLVYSQGIAGNWLWWCFLPSGMMTVFLFARLWRRSGLLTDVQFAEMRYSGGPAAFLRGFRAIYLGLLMNCVILGWVTKAMIGIVGTTLGVSDHAALAICIFFLIPFTGLYVSLGGLWGVLWTDLFQFALKMAIVIMVAYYAVGAVGGMGSLVSSLHQMRAAAAATNSGPPPGDALSFFPDFSRGLTEQALWLLPGISFIVYLGMQWWAFWYPGSEPGGGGYIAQRIFSARDERNGLLSVLWFNIAHYAIRPWPWILAALAAIVLYPNLEHPENGYMMIVNQHTPHALRGVVIAGFMAAFMSTIATQLNWGASYLVSDFYRRFIKPQASEKHYVNISRLATVVLVIAAGFVAAQLASIRSGWEVVLEIGAGTGGVYLLRWFWWRINAWSEISAMATAMVSTLVLRWTAPFSGSGPVIFAKTALANTLLTTLVWVIVTLATPAEPQEVLLRFYRKVRPDVLGWKPIARLTPELPPVHDLGPNLFSWLLGCGMVYMALFGIGWLTLGPMWRGAVMMAGSAICAALLYGNLSRSHWKLETGEVHEKRRAAPNA, encoded by the coding sequence ATGAACTTCACCCTGCTGGATTGGTCTGCAATCATTGCCTACCTTCTTATCACTCTGGGGCTAGGCCTGTTCTTCCGGCGTCGTTCCGGGCGGAGCGTGGATGACTACTTCGTCTCCGGCCGCAACGTGAGCTGGTGGCTGGCTGGCACTTCCATGGTTGCGACCACCTTCGCGGCGGACACGCCGCTGGTGGTCACGGGCCTGGTTTACTCGCAGGGCATTGCTGGCAACTGGCTGTGGTGGTGCTTCCTGCCTTCGGGCATGATGACCGTCTTCCTGTTCGCGCGTTTGTGGCGCCGCTCGGGTCTGCTCACCGACGTTCAATTTGCGGAGATGCGATACAGCGGCGGCCCGGCGGCCTTTTTGCGCGGCTTTCGCGCTATCTACCTTGGCCTGCTGATGAATTGTGTGATTCTCGGCTGGGTCACCAAAGCTATGATCGGCATTGTCGGCACTACTCTGGGCGTCAGCGACCATGCCGCACTCGCCATTTGTATCTTCTTCTTGATTCCATTCACCGGGCTTTACGTCTCTCTCGGCGGACTCTGGGGCGTGCTGTGGACCGACCTCTTTCAGTTCGCCTTAAAAATGGCCATCGTCATCATGGTCGCCTACTATGCCGTGGGGGCGGTGGGCGGGATGGGCTCCCTGGTCAGCTCACTTCACCAGATGCGCGCCGCAGCCGCTGCCACCAACTCCGGCCCGCCGCCTGGCGATGCCCTCTCCTTTTTCCCGGACTTTTCCCGCGGTCTCACCGAGCAAGCGCTCTGGTTGCTGCCCGGCATTAGTTTTATCGTCTATCTCGGAATGCAATGGTGGGCCTTTTGGTATCCCGGGTCAGAGCCGGGTGGCGGCGGGTACATTGCACAGCGGATTTTCAGCGCGCGCGACGAGCGTAACGGCTTGCTCTCCGTTCTCTGGTTCAACATCGCGCACTATGCCATTCGCCCATGGCCCTGGATCCTGGCCGCCCTCGCGGCGATCGTTCTATATCCGAATCTCGAGCATCCGGAAAACGGTTACATGATGATCGTGAACCAGCACACCCCGCACGCACTCAGGGGAGTGGTGATAGCGGGATTCATGGCGGCCTTTATGTCAACCATCGCTACCCAGCTCAATTGGGGAGCTTCTTATCTGGTCTCTGATTTCTATCGCCGCTTCATCAAACCTCAGGCTTCAGAAAAGCATTACGTCAACATTTCTCGTCTGGCCACCGTGGTCCTGGTTATTGCCGCCGGATTTGTTGCCGCGCAGCTCGCCTCCATCAGGTCGGGATGGGAAGTCGTTCTGGAAATCGGTGCTGGCACCGGTGGAGTGTACCTGCTGCGATGGTTCTGGTGGCGTATCAATGCCTGGAGCGAAATTTCCGCCATGGCTACAGCTATGGTCTCCACCCTTGTTCTGCGCTGGACGGCGCCATTTTCCGGCTCCGGCCCGGTGATCTTCGCCAAAACGGCTCTTGCCAACACCCTTCTCACCACCCTCGTTTGGGTGATTGTGACTCTGGCCACGCCCGCCGAACCTCAGGAAGTCTTGCTGCGCTTCTACCGCAAGGTCCGCCCGGATGTGCTTGGCTGGAAGCCGATCGCCCGGCTCACTCCTGAACTGCCTCCGGTCCACGACCTCGGCCCCAACTTGTTTTCCTGGCTGCTGGGTTGCGGGATGGTTTACATGGCACTCTTCGGAATTGGCTGGCTGACGCTCGGTCCCATGTGGCGAGGCGCTGTGATGATGGCGGGATCAGCCATCTGCGCGGCTTTGTTGTATGGCAATCTCTCGCGTAGCCACTGGAAGCTCGAGACCGGCGAAGTGCACGAGAAACGCCGTGCCGCGCCCAATGCCTGA
- a CDS encoding DUF2844 domain-containing protein, producing the protein MNVLTALPKHGGWLLAIACAILALPMAGFAALGGDVNSVRNDQAQMRASLRVTTASAYTVHEVRAATGHVVREYVSPAGKVFAVSWQGPTIPDMQQIMGAYFEQYTRAARIRRSGHGPLLIEMPGLVVQQGGHMRAFSGRAYVPELLPQGVRTEAVR; encoded by the coding sequence ATGAACGTGCTTACTGCTTTGCCAAAACACGGTGGGTGGTTGCTGGCCATTGCCTGCGCAATTCTTGCTTTACCCATGGCGGGGTTCGCGGCCTTGGGTGGTGATGTGAATTCGGTGCGAAACGATCAGGCGCAGATGCGCGCCAGCCTTCGGGTCACCACTGCCAGCGCGTACACAGTGCACGAGGTGCGGGCTGCTACCGGGCACGTGGTCAGAGAGTATGTCTCGCCCGCGGGAAAAGTTTTTGCGGTTTCATGGCAGGGGCCGACCATCCCCGACATGCAGCAAATTATGGGCGCCTATTTTGAGCAATACACTCGCGCCGCGCGAATTCGCCGTTCCGGCCATGGACCGCTTCTGATTGAAATGCCCGGGCTCGTAGTACAGCAGGGCGGCCACATGCGGGCCTTCTCTGGCAGGGCGTACGTCCCAGAATTGTTGCCGCAGGGAGTTCGCACTGAGGCGGTTCGATGA
- a CDS encoding Flp family type IVb pilin encodes MTEVIRRMWQDDEGQDIAEYAVMLAVILVIVVGTIRLIGTKSNTVFSQVSSSIGT; translated from the coding sequence ATGACGGAAGTAATTCGCAGGATGTGGCAGGACGATGAAGGCCAGGACATTGCCGAATACGCAGTGATGTTGGCGGTGATCCTGGTAATTGTGGTGGGAACGATTCGGTTGATAGGAACGAAGTCAAACACCGTGTTCTCGCAAGTTTCCAGTTCAATCGGAACTTAG
- the cpaB gene encoding Flp pilus assembly protein CpaB — translation MNRNRLLLIGVMALGLGALVSYVVYNTLRKTVASVKEANTQVVVAATDMQVGSKIEDKNLREIKLPGGELPAGYYQHKGELLGRGVILPISKGEFVLPGKLAAENAGAGLPSLIPPGMRAVSVRVNDVVSVAGFVVPGTRVDVLLTGNPKGTNEPLTTTVLENVEVLAAGQRLQRNSQGEPQQVPVITLLVSPDDAQKLTMAGQDGRIQLSLRNPLDTTEENLSVIKDSSLYKMPVAKEVGPSRPKVRRAAATPSPNVYVIEMIKGDRRDTTKF, via the coding sequence ATGAACCGCAATCGCCTGTTATTGATTGGTGTTATGGCGCTGGGGCTGGGCGCTCTGGTCAGCTACGTGGTGTACAACACCTTGCGCAAGACCGTGGCCAGTGTGAAAGAGGCCAACACTCAAGTGGTGGTGGCTGCCACGGACATGCAGGTCGGCTCCAAGATTGAGGACAAAAACCTGCGGGAGATCAAGCTGCCAGGCGGCGAACTGCCTGCGGGTTATTACCAGCATAAAGGTGAATTGCTGGGCCGGGGGGTGATCCTGCCGATCAGCAAGGGCGAATTCGTCCTGCCGGGCAAACTGGCGGCGGAGAATGCGGGCGCAGGACTGCCTTCGCTGATTCCGCCGGGAATGCGCGCGGTTTCGGTCCGCGTTAACGATGTAGTGTCGGTTGCCGGTTTCGTGGTTCCGGGTACCAGAGTTGACGTCCTGCTCACCGGTAATCCAAAAGGCACTAACGAACCTTTGACCACCACTGTCCTCGAAAATGTGGAAGTGCTGGCGGCGGGTCAGAGACTGCAGCGCAATTCTCAAGGCGAGCCGCAACAGGTGCCGGTGATCACGTTGCTGGTGTCACCCGATGATGCGCAAAAGTTAACCATGGCGGGGCAGGATGGCAGAATCCAGCTCTCATTGCGCAACCCACTCGACACCACCGAGGAGAACCTGAGCGTAATCAAGGACTCGTCGCTCTACAAAATGCCGGTTGCCAAAGAGGTCGGTCCAAGCCGGCCGAAGGTGCGGAGAGCGGCCGCAACGCCCTCACCGAATGTTTACGTGATCGAGATGATCAAAGGTGACAGGCGAGACACGACCAAGTTTTAG
- a CDS encoding DUF3443 domain-containing protein: MTLASRGSGGAIPILFIAALLVTAVGCGNGSKVGDNPIAPPGNNVQPISVNAGPASNSANGAFTSVKVCVPGSTTECQTINGVLVDTGSSGLRVLASALTLALPQQVSGTTPIAECNQFQDGFTWGPIKAADIIIAGEKANSVPMQVIGDPAFPTVPTPCKNAGIPSEDTLATLGANGVLGVGPFVQDCGPGCASTANNVGLYYACPSSGCIQTAEPLSAQVQNPVAFFPTDNNGVIIELPAIPAAGAPTVSGSLVFGIGTQSNNGLSNATVLGVDPSNATFTTVFKNISYGAFIDSGSNGLFFLDSASTALSVCTDNSSFYCPPNTRSFSATNQGTNGTSSNVSFNIANADTLFSNLAATAFNNLGGPNPNQFDWGMPFFYGRNVFTAIEGQNTPAGPGPYFAY; the protein is encoded by the coding sequence ATGACGCTTGCAAGCAGAGGAAGTGGCGGCGCCATTCCAATCCTGTTCATCGCAGCTCTCTTGGTGACCGCCGTTGGCTGTGGTAACGGCTCAAAGGTTGGTGACAATCCCATTGCTCCTCCCGGAAACAATGTTCAGCCGATCTCGGTGAATGCTGGCCCGGCGAGCAATAGCGCCAATGGCGCATTTACCAGCGTTAAGGTGTGTGTGCCAGGTAGTACCACCGAATGTCAGACCATCAACGGAGTGCTCGTAGATACGGGATCAAGCGGACTAAGAGTACTGGCTTCGGCGTTGACGCTCGCGCTGCCGCAACAGGTTTCCGGAACCACTCCCATAGCGGAGTGCAATCAATTCCAGGATGGCTTTACCTGGGGACCTATCAAAGCGGCTGACATCATCATAGCCGGCGAAAAGGCGAATTCGGTCCCAATGCAGGTCATTGGTGATCCCGCATTTCCCACCGTGCCAACGCCTTGCAAGAACGCTGGTATTCCCTCCGAGGATACCCTAGCTACCTTGGGCGCCAACGGTGTATTGGGGGTGGGCCCGTTCGTTCAGGACTGTGGTCCGGGATGCGCCTCCACCGCGAACAATGTGGGACTCTACTATGCGTGTCCGTCCTCAGGCTGCATACAGACGGCGGAGCCATTGTCAGCGCAGGTGCAAAATCCGGTGGCATTCTTTCCGACAGACAACAACGGAGTCATCATCGAGCTGCCGGCGATCCCGGCAGCGGGAGCACCGACCGTGAGCGGGTCGTTGGTTTTTGGGATTGGAACGCAATCGAACAACGGGCTGTCCAACGCAACCGTGCTGGGCGTAGATCCTTCGAATGCGACCTTCACCACTGTTTTCAAGAACATTTCCTATGGCGCATTTATTGACAGCGGCTCAAATGGGTTGTTTTTCCTGGACAGCGCCAGCACTGCGCTCAGTGTGTGCACCGACAACTCTTCCTTCTACTGCCCTCCTAATACGAGAAGCTTTTCCGCCACCAATCAGGGAACAAATGGAACCAGCAGCAATGTGAGCTTCAACATCGCCAATGCGGACACTCTGTTCTCAAACCTGGCCGCTACCGCTTTCAATAATTTGGGCGGACCAAATCCAAATCAGTTTGATTGGGGAATGCCATTCTTCTATGGGCGGAATGTGTTCACTGCGATTGAGGGACAAAATACTCCGGCCGGTCCGGGGCCATACTTCGCGTATTAA
- a CDS encoding glycosyltransferase family 87 protein, translating to MSSGLPKSHARHLWAVAVAVIFAASMWFYVLGILVPYQVADAARTGQPRGNLSDLYPRWLGARELLLHGRAPYRDDLTREIQIGYYGRELDLSRPSDPHDPQAFAYPAYIVFLLAPTIHLDFSLVQAAFNWLLIALIVISVPLWLRALNVRFSRTGLFIATTLTLGCYPVVQGVKLQQLTLLVSAILAAAAAALSAGMLIVAGVLLAIATIKPQLVLPLVVFLAVWTLSDIRHRWRLAAGFTATMLLLVGGAEIILPGWVGEFYRATLAYRQYTRGTSFLTEGLGPFTGQTLTVLVVLLMLFVFWRARRQSPGSPAFSLALCFALGGSVLLTTWHPYNQVLFVPVVMLLLNCWRGVFRASRATRLFYFAVGGLVVWPWVASTGLTFASLILPHETVQHAWTLPLYTTLSIPLGMMALLGLQARSALRGTASG from the coding sequence ATGAGCAGCGGCCTACCAAAATCCCATGCTCGCCACCTCTGGGCAGTCGCGGTGGCAGTGATCTTTGCTGCCAGCATGTGGTTTTACGTGCTGGGTATTCTGGTTCCTTATCAGGTTGCGGATGCCGCACGCACCGGCCAGCCGCGCGGCAACCTTTCGGATCTCTATCCGCGCTGGCTAGGCGCACGCGAATTGCTTCTCCACGGCCGCGCTCCTTATCGCGACGACCTCACGCGCGAAATTCAGATAGGTTACTACGGTCGGGAGCTCGACCTTTCCCGGCCCTCCGACCCACACGATCCACAAGCCTTTGCCTATCCAGCCTACATAGTTTTTCTGCTCGCTCCCACCATTCATCTGGATTTTTCGTTGGTGCAGGCGGCGTTCAACTGGTTGCTGATCGCGCTCATCGTCATCAGTGTTCCGCTGTGGCTGCGCGCCCTCAATGTGCGCTTTTCAAGAACGGGATTGTTCATAGCCACCACTCTCACCCTGGGCTGCTATCCCGTGGTACAGGGAGTTAAGTTGCAACAGCTCACGCTTTTAGTAAGTGCGATTCTTGCCGCGGCTGCCGCGGCGCTCTCGGCGGGCATGCTCATTGTGGCGGGTGTTCTGCTGGCTATTGCGACCATCAAACCACAACTGGTGCTGCCGCTGGTGGTTTTCCTGGCAGTATGGACATTGAGCGACATTCGCCACCGGTGGCGGTTAGCTGCTGGTTTTACTGCGACCATGTTGTTGTTGGTCGGCGGCGCTGAAATTATCTTGCCCGGCTGGGTAGGTGAGTTTTACCGGGCGACTCTGGCCTACCGCCAGTACACGCGTGGTACATCATTCCTTACCGAAGGGTTGGGTCCCTTTACTGGCCAGACCCTGACCGTGCTCGTCGTGTTATTGATGCTTTTTGTTTTTTGGCGTGCGCGACGTCAATCGCCTGGCTCGCCCGCTTTCTCTCTCGCGCTGTGCTTTGCCTTGGGTGGGAGCGTGCTTCTGACCACATGGCATCCTTACAACCAGGTGCTGTTCGTCCCCGTGGTGATGCTCCTACTCAATTGCTGGCGGGGAGTGTTTCGCGCCAGCAGGGCTACGCGCTTGTTCTACTTCGCTGTCGGCGGCCTCGTCGTATGGCCGTGGGTTGCAAGTACGGGCCTCACCTTCGCCTCACTCATATTGCCTCACGAAACCGTCCAGCACGCCTGGACTCTCCCCCTCTACACTACCTTGAGCATTCCCCTGGGAATGATGGCTCTGCTCGGATTGCAGGCCAGGAGCGCCTTGCGAGGGACTGCTTCCGGTTAA
- a CDS encoding phosphatase PAP2 family protein, with product MLNSYIILAVQSAVLATVLYAIQNPKELLISFRNQYWLNKPKLLILAAFVAILVLVVGAKFAVLITVETLAVLELMHRDRLKTPNNQERLAHRIMGLLPAAAYLFFGLIMVFTYNNIIVRVRYYGAYDEFFNWLDVRLFGTTVSALAHHAAEVLPAGTLSALNFIYFGMFPQIGTTLILCAMLSGRRRAMQFVGAVLFANYLALIIFYLWPSHGPYVLCSHHFERLRYDLSSYLSQKNMLANARYLWQQKPVHSIPMAFYIAFPCMHIAQPLVVLWFIRKWKRIASLFVAYDVLLLAAILLLEWHYFVDLLGGVAVAAATIFVMSRDSGPRAGEKQIAWARTAGPY from the coding sequence ATGCTTAACTCCTACATAATCCTCGCTGTCCAATCTGCCGTACTCGCAACGGTGTTGTACGCCATTCAAAATCCCAAAGAATTGTTGATCAGCTTCCGCAACCAGTATTGGCTCAACAAGCCGAAATTACTTATCTTGGCCGCGTTCGTTGCGATACTTGTTCTGGTGGTCGGAGCTAAGTTTGCAGTCCTGATCACGGTTGAGACGCTCGCCGTCCTCGAATTAATGCATCGCGATCGTCTGAAAACTCCAAACAACCAGGAACGGCTCGCCCACCGAATCATGGGATTACTTCCTGCCGCTGCTTACTTGTTCTTCGGCCTGATAATGGTTTTCACCTACAACAACATAATTGTGAGAGTTCGGTATTACGGCGCTTACGACGAGTTCTTTAACTGGCTGGACGTAAGGCTATTCGGGACCACAGTTTCGGCCCTGGCCCATCACGCAGCGGAAGTGTTGCCGGCTGGAACCTTATCCGCCCTGAACTTTATTTATTTCGGGATGTTTCCGCAGATCGGGACGACCTTGATCCTCTGTGCAATGTTGTCGGGTCGGCGCCGGGCCATGCAATTTGTGGGAGCCGTTCTCTTCGCCAACTACCTGGCGCTCATCATCTTTTACTTGTGGCCAAGCCACGGGCCATACGTCTTGTGCAGCCACCATTTTGAAAGACTGCGCTACGACCTAAGCTCATATCTCAGTCAGAAAAACATGCTCGCTAATGCTCGCTACCTCTGGCAGCAAAAACCAGTTCATAGCATTCCTATGGCCTTTTATATCGCGTTTCCCTGCATGCACATCGCACAACCGCTGGTGGTGCTGTGGTTCATCCGAAAATGGAAACGGATTGCAAGCCTGTTCGTTGCTTACGATGTTTTATTACTGGCTGCCATTCTGTTGCTGGAGTGGCACTATTTTGTTGACTTGCTGGGAGGAGTCGCCGTAGCTGCTGCGACCATCTTCGTGATGAGTAGGGATTCCGGCCCAAGGGCCGGCGAGAAACAAATTGCATGGGCGCGGACCGCGGGACCATACTAG